From one Streptomyces mobaraensis genomic stretch:
- a CDS encoding ABC transporter permease encodes MNPSAVPLRSAFTAAARAEWAKTASVRGLVAALAATVVSTIALGAVACAVAGDATGESDFDPIRFSFFGVGFGQITAICFGALAMAGEYTHGSIRVSLAAVPRRGVFYTAKLGVVTGLTLAAGLIAGFGALFVGQPLLGDAGVGAGAPGALRAAVGCGLHLALLALLAAGAAAVLRSPVGTLGLLVPLVCLLSPVLGPDALGGAGQFLPDRAGQQMMSADPDGALGAWSGLGVAALWAVAAAAAGWWALRRRDA; translated from the coding sequence ATGAACCCCTCCGCCGTCCCCCTGCGGTCCGCCTTCACCGCCGCCGCCCGCGCCGAGTGGGCCAAGACCGCCTCCGTCCGGGGCCTGGTCGCCGCGCTCGCCGCCACCGTCGTCAGCACGATCGCCCTGGGCGCGGTGGCCTGCGCGGTCGCCGGGGACGCCACCGGCGAGAGCGACTTCGACCCGATCCGCTTCTCGTTCTTCGGCGTCGGCTTCGGGCAGATCACGGCGATCTGCTTCGGCGCCCTGGCCATGGCGGGGGAGTACACCCACGGCTCCATCCGCGTCTCGCTCGCCGCCGTGCCGCGCCGCGGCGTCTTCTACACGGCCAAGCTCGGCGTCGTCACCGGTCTGACGCTGGCGGCGGGGCTGATCGCCGGGTTCGGCGCGCTGTTCGTGGGACAGCCGCTGCTGGGGGACGCCGGGGTGGGCGCCGGTGCCCCGGGCGCCCTGCGGGCCGCCGTCGGCTGCGGCCTCCACCTGGCGCTGCTCGCCCTGCTGGCCGCGGGCGCGGCGGCCGTCCTGCGCAGCCCGGTGGGGACGCTGGGGCTGCTGGTTCCGCTGGTCTGCCTGCTCTCGCCGGTCCTGGGCCCCGACGCGCTGGGCGGCGCGGGGCAGTTCCTGCCCGACCGGGCGGGCCAGCAGATGATGTCCGCCGATCCGGACGGTGCGCTGGGCGCCTGGAGCGGGCTCGGCGTCGCGGCCCTGTGGGCCGTCGCCGCGGCGGCGGCGGGCTGGTGGGCGCTGCGCCGCCGGGACGCGTGA
- a CDS encoding response regulator transcription factor has product MPLSVLLVDDEPLVRAGLRAILDAQPDIEVTGEAADGAAVLPLVRQLRPDVVAMDVRMPLMDGIEATRAVLAAFPEPPKILVVTTFENDEYVYEALRAGADGFLLKRAHPAEIVHAVRLVASGSSLLFPAALRRLAAEHGNPGARAALERAALTGRETDVLRLMARGLSNTEIAEHLVLGTETVKTHVSAVLAKLGARDRTQAVIAAYESGFVTPG; this is encoded by the coding sequence ATGCCGCTCTCCGTCCTCCTGGTCGACGACGAACCCCTGGTCCGCGCCGGGCTGCGCGCCATCCTCGACGCGCAGCCCGACATCGAGGTGACGGGCGAGGCCGCCGACGGCGCCGCCGTCCTGCCGCTGGTGCGGCAACTGCGCCCGGACGTGGTGGCGATGGACGTCCGGATGCCGCTGATGGACGGCATCGAGGCCACCCGCGCGGTGCTGGCCGCGTTTCCCGAGCCGCCGAAGATCCTGGTGGTCACGACGTTCGAGAACGACGAGTACGTGTACGAGGCGCTGCGCGCGGGCGCCGACGGGTTCCTGCTGAAGCGGGCGCACCCGGCCGAGATCGTGCACGCGGTCCGGCTGGTCGCCTCGGGTTCCTCCCTCCTGTTCCCCGCCGCCCTGCGGCGGCTGGCCGCCGAGCACGGCAACCCCGGTGCCCGCGCGGCCCTGGAGCGGGCCGCGCTGACGGGCCGGGAGACGGACGTGCTGCGGCTGATGGCCCGCGGGCTGTCCAACACCGAGATAGCCGAGCACCTGGTACTGGGCACGGAGACGGTGAAGACCCATGTCAGCGCGGTGCTCGCGAAGTTGGGGGCGCGGGACCGCACGCAGGCCGTGATCGCGGCGTACGAGTCGGGGTTCGTCACCCCGGGCTGA
- a CDS encoding flavin reductase family protein: MRVDIDIEAAGRTAVYRLLTSVVVPRPIAWVSTVSEDGTTANLAPHSFFTIACVEPPIVQFTSVGRKDTLRNVEATGEFVVSLAPEGLERQINETGADFPPGVDEFDAVGLAKEPSLMVKAPRVADSPVALECRLHGTLRLGDSTIVLGRVVHAVVAESVLDGDHPEITRMRPLSRLGRDEWGTVGGVRSIPRVAYADWKADGAN; this comes from the coding sequence ATGCGCGTTGACATCGACATCGAAGCCGCCGGCCGGACCGCCGTCTACCGGCTCCTCACCTCGGTGGTCGTGCCCCGGCCGATCGCCTGGGTGTCCACGGTCTCCGAGGACGGGACGACGGCCAACCTCGCCCCCCACTCGTTCTTCACCATCGCCTGCGTGGAACCGCCGATCGTGCAGTTCACCTCGGTCGGCCGTAAGGACACCCTGCGCAACGTCGAGGCGACCGGCGAGTTCGTCGTCAGCCTCGCCCCCGAGGGGCTCGAACGGCAGATCAACGAGACCGGAGCCGACTTCCCGCCGGGCGTCGACGAGTTCGACGCCGTCGGCCTCGCCAAGGAGCCCTCGCTCATGGTGAAGGCGCCCCGGGTCGCGGACTCGCCCGTCGCCCTCGAATGCCGGCTGCACGGCACGCTCCGCCTCGGCGACTCCACGATCGTCCTCGGCCGGGTGGTGCACGCCGTCGTCGCCGAGTCCGTCCTGGACGGCGACCACCCGGAGATCACGCGCATGCGCCCGCTCAGCCGGCTCGGGAGGGACGAGTGGGGGACGGTCGGCGGGGTCCGCTCCATCCCGCGCGTCGCGTACGCGGACTGGAAGGCCGACGGCGCGAACTGA
- a CDS encoding ATP-binding cassette domain-containing protein → MTSIDIRDLVKEYGTVRALAGLTMSVRPGRVTGFLGPNGAGKSTTLRIVLGLDRATSGTATVGGRPYALRDRPLRHVGALLDATAAHPARTARGHLLALAHSNRIPRERVTAVLEETGLAAVARRRVRTFSLGMRQRLGIAAALLGDPPVLILDEPTNGLDPEGIVWLRDLARRLAGEGRTVLVSSHLMGEVAATADHVIVLGRGRLLADSPMDAFLAEHTPPRVRVRTTEGERLRTALADGGLLAVPDGDGRWTVDGTEAAHVGALAARSGVPILELADERASLEDVYLRLTADDAEFATTTTTTRGARA, encoded by the coding sequence ATGACCTCGATCGACATCAGGGACCTCGTCAAGGAGTACGGCACCGTCCGGGCCCTCGCCGGGCTCACCATGAGCGTCCGGCCCGGCCGCGTCACCGGCTTCCTCGGCCCCAACGGCGCCGGCAAGTCCACCACCCTGCGCATCGTCCTCGGCCTGGACCGGGCGACGTCCGGCACGGCGACCGTCGGCGGCCGGCCGTACGCCCTGCGGGACCGTCCGCTGCGGCACGTCGGCGCCCTGCTGGACGCGACCGCCGCCCACCCCGCCCGTACCGCCCGCGGCCACCTGCTGGCCCTCGCCCACAGCAACCGCATCCCCCGCGAGCGGGTCACCGCCGTCCTGGAGGAGACCGGCCTCGCGGCGGTGGCCCGGCGACGCGTCCGCACCTTCTCGCTCGGCATGCGGCAGCGGCTCGGCATCGCCGCCGCGCTGCTCGGCGATCCGCCGGTGCTGATCCTGGACGAGCCCACCAACGGCCTGGACCCGGAGGGCATCGTCTGGCTGCGCGACCTGGCCCGCCGGCTGGCCGGCGAGGGCCGGACCGTCCTGGTCTCCAGCCACCTGATGGGCGAGGTCGCCGCCACCGCCGACCACGTGATCGTCCTCGGCCGGGGCCGGCTGCTCGCCGACAGCCCGATGGACGCCTTCCTCGCCGAACACACCCCGCCCCGGGTACGCGTCCGCACCACCGAGGGCGAACGGCTGCGCACGGCGCTCGCCGACGGCGGACTGCTCGCGGTACCGGACGGCGACGGCCGGTGGACGGTGGACGGTACGGAGGCGGCTCATGTCGGCGCCCTCGCCGCCCGGTCCGGCGTCCCGATCCTCGAACTCGCCGACGAACGCGCCTCCCTGGAGGACGTCTACCTCCGGCTCACCGCCGACGACGCCGAGTTCGCGACCACCACGACGACCACCCGAGGAGCCCGGGCATGA
- a CDS encoding DUF885 domain-containing protein, with protein MPNTTSTQLPRQVADAYVDAYLELDPITGTYLGVASSARRLPDFSPEGQEAVAALARETLDRLAEAERLPGADDAAERRCARLLRERLTAELAVHDAGEPLRAVSNIHSPLHSVREVFTLMPVESADDWSAVAARLRAVPAALEGYRASLAEGLKRGLPGGPRQVATVLEQLAEWIGTDGKGWFGDFTAPGPEELRAELDGAAEAATGALAEVRDWLRDVYAPAVEGAPDVVGRERYARWARYWNGTDLDLDEAYAYGWSEFHRLLAEMRTEAEKILPGARTPWEALAHLDEHGTHIEGVEEVREWLQGVMDEAIEALDGTHFDLAERVKRVESRIAPPGGAAAPYYTAPSEDFSRPGRTWLPTMGLTRFPVYDLVSTWYHEGVPGHHLQLAQWTHVADRLSRYQVTLGQVSANAEGWALYAERLMDELGFLTDAERRLGYLDAQMMRAARVIVDIGMHLELEIPADSPYHPGERWTPELAQEFFGLHSSRPADYVESELVRYLGMPGQAIGYKLGERAWLLGREAARKRHGDAFDAKAWHMAALSQGSLGLDDLVAELSAL; from the coding sequence ATGCCGAACACCACCAGCACTCAGCTGCCCCGCCAGGTCGCCGACGCCTATGTCGACGCGTACCTCGAGCTCGACCCGATCACCGGTACTTACCTCGGCGTGGCGTCCAGCGCCCGCCGGCTGCCCGACTTCTCGCCCGAGGGGCAGGAAGCCGTGGCCGCGTTGGCGCGGGAGACGCTGGACCGGCTGGCGGAGGCCGAGCGGCTGCCCGGCGCGGACGACGCCGCCGAGCGGCGCTGCGCCCGGCTGCTGCGCGAGCGGCTGACCGCCGAACTCGCGGTGCACGACGCGGGCGAGCCGCTGCGCGCCGTGAGCAACATCCACTCGCCGCTGCACTCGGTGCGCGAGGTCTTCACGCTGATGCCGGTGGAGAGCGCCGACGACTGGTCGGCGGTCGCGGCCCGGCTGCGGGCCGTACCGGCCGCGCTGGAGGGCTACCGGGCGTCGCTGGCCGAGGGGTTGAAGCGCGGGCTGCCGGGCGGTCCGCGGCAGGTGGCCACGGTGCTGGAGCAGCTGGCCGAGTGGATCGGCACGGACGGCAAGGGCTGGTTCGGCGACTTCACGGCCCCCGGCCCCGAGGAGCTGCGGGCGGAGCTGGACGGCGCGGCGGAGGCCGCGACGGGCGCCCTCGCCGAGGTCCGCGACTGGCTGCGGGACGTCTACGCCCCCGCCGTCGAGGGCGCCCCGGACGTGGTGGGCCGCGAGCGCTACGCCCGCTGGGCGCGCTACTGGAACGGCACCGATCTGGACCTGGACGAGGCGTACGCGTACGGCTGGTCGGAGTTCCACCGCCTGCTGGCGGAGATGCGGACCGAGGCCGAGAAGATCCTGCCGGGGGCGCGGACGCCCTGGGAGGCGCTGGCCCACCTCGACGAGCACGGCACCCACATCGAGGGGGTGGAGGAGGTCAGGGAGTGGCTCCAGGGCGTGATGGACGAGGCCATCGAGGCGCTGGACGGCACCCACTTCGACCTGGCCGAGCGGGTCAAGCGCGTCGAGTCGCGGATCGCCCCGCCCGGTGGCGCGGCGGCCCCGTACTACACGGCCCCGTCGGAGGACTTCTCCCGCCCCGGCCGGACCTGGCTGCCGACCATGGGCCTGACCCGCTTCCCGGTGTACGACCTGGTGTCCACCTGGTACCACGAGGGTGTGCCGGGCCATCACCTCCAGCTCGCCCAGTGGACGCACGTGGCCGACCGCCTCTCCCGCTACCAGGTCACCCTGGGCCAGGTCAGCGCCAACGCCGAGGGCTGGGCGCTGTACGCGGAGCGGCTGATGGACGAACTGGGCTTCCTCACCGACGCCGAGCGGCGGCTGGGCTACCTCGACGCCCAGATGATGCGCGCCGCCCGCGTCATCGTCGACATCGGCATGCACCTGGAGCTGGAGATCCCGGCCGACTCCCCGTACCACCCCGGCGAGCGCTGGACGCCGGAGCTGGCCCAGGAGTTCTTCGGCCTGCACAGCAGCCGCCCGGCGGACTACGTGGAGAGCGAACTCGTCCGCTACCTGGGCATGCCGGGCCAGGCCATCGGCTACAAGCTCGGCGAGCGCGCCTGGCTGCTGGGCCGCGAGGCGGCCCGGAAGCGGCACGGTGACGCGTTCGACGCGAAGGCGTGGCACATGGCGGCGCTGTCGCAGGGCTCGCTGGGGCTGGACGACCTGGTGGCGGAGCTGTCGGCGCTCTGA
- a CDS encoding AAA family ATPase translates to MGQDRFVVVTGGPGAGKSTLIDALEAAGHHRSWEAGRGVIRDQTAIGGRALPWTDPELFAELMLCWELRSYHAAAERPGTVFFDRGLPDIIGYLRLEGRPVPPHVRAAAERFRYHRRVFTAPPWPEIYARDTERRQSYEEAVRTHEAVTAAYAELGYEAVELPRASVGERVRFVTGRVPEGAGDV, encoded by the coding sequence GTGGGACAGGACCGTTTCGTCGTGGTGACCGGGGGACCCGGCGCGGGCAAGAGCACCCTGATCGACGCCCTGGAGGCGGCCGGCCACCACCGCTCGTGGGAGGCCGGACGCGGCGTCATCCGGGACCAGACGGCCATCGGCGGCCGGGCCCTGCCCTGGACGGACCCCGAGCTGTTCGCCGAGCTGATGCTCTGCTGGGAACTGCGCTCCTACCACGCCGCGGCGGAGCGGCCCGGGACCGTCTTCTTCGACCGCGGCCTTCCCGACATCATCGGCTACCTGCGGCTGGAGGGCCGCCCGGTGCCCCCGCACGTACGGGCCGCCGCCGAGCGGTTCCGGTACCACCGCCGGGTGTTCACCGCCCCGCCCTGGCCGGAGATCTACGCTCGGGACACCGAGCGCCGGCAGTCCTACGAGGAGGCCGTGCGCACCCACGAGGCGGTGACGGCCGCCTACGCGGAGCTCGGCTACGAGGCCGTGGAACTGCCCCGGGCATCCGTGGGCGAGCGGGTCCGGTTCGTCACCGGGCGGGTCCCGGAGGGTGCCGGGGACGTGTGA
- a CDS encoding PQQ-binding-like beta-propeller repeat protein: MASTARTVLVPAAVAVALLAGLTACGSDSGSGSGSGKDDGPAKKTARLAWEGAALPGLAAKPAWTVPAAPGGTAVFAVGDAFAVVTAPGAEKTANDKGPALREGPKTVEFRDARDGAVRKTLKFGDAKVTADTWHGAPALRVRVTSTTPSDGMTSDKSTSVEEVYDGRGGKLGSAPQGNATHFSDGWLAKDGTVARAGGGAANKLETPGDLQGTHGPVRSQDLYRYAPEERTFAGDHAFSYEEVERGMFNHPKRLVVTDLATGKKAWTTSEAGRPSQALPEDKSHAVNVIPVTVVGDRIVLAWQTKGDEHAGTEPWVMSVNDVRTGRLLATGPVVEAEAPGSRTDFGNPLTDPTFEVTYEASTGTLVTSGQPGMGKPWLATAWDLKSGKRLWAQGPDENDFSPLTAGDGVVYGYTNRGTQGYWDPIAVDVKTKKVLAKKLDNDQVPVFGADGHGAVSVEKGVFVFPAA; the protein is encoded by the coding sequence TCCCGGCCGCCGTGGCCGTGGCGCTCCTCGCCGGGCTCACCGCCTGTGGCTCGGACTCCGGTTCGGGTTCGGGTTCGGGGAAGGACGACGGCCCGGCGAAGAAAACGGCCCGTCTCGCCTGGGAGGGCGCCGCGCTGCCGGGCCTGGCGGCGAAGCCGGCCTGGACCGTGCCGGCGGCGCCCGGCGGCACGGCGGTGTTCGCGGTCGGCGACGCCTTCGCCGTGGTGACCGCGCCCGGCGCGGAGAAGACGGCGAACGACAAGGGGCCCGCGCTGCGGGAGGGCCCCAAGACCGTCGAGTTCCGCGACGCGCGCGACGGCGCCGTCCGCAAGACCCTGAAGTTCGGCGACGCCAAGGTGACGGCCGACACCTGGCACGGCGCCCCGGCGCTGCGCGTGCGCGTGACGAGCACGACCCCGTCCGACGGCATGACCTCCGACAAGAGCACCTCCGTCGAAGAGGTCTACGACGGCCGGGGCGGCAAGCTCGGCAGCGCCCCGCAGGGGAACGCGACCCACTTCTCGGACGGCTGGCTGGCCAAGGACGGCACCGTCGCGCGGGCCGGGGGCGGGGCGGCGAACAAGCTGGAGACGCCCGGCGACCTCCAGGGGACGCACGGCCCCGTCCGCTCCCAGGACCTGTACCGGTACGCGCCGGAGGAGCGGACGTTCGCCGGGGACCACGCCTTCTCGTACGAGGAGGTGGAGCGCGGCATGTTCAACCACCCCAAGCGCCTGGTGGTCACCGACCTGGCGACGGGCAAGAAGGCGTGGACGACCAGTGAGGCCGGCCGGCCGTCGCAGGCCCTCCCGGAGGACAAGTCCCACGCCGTCAACGTCATACCGGTGACGGTGGTCGGCGACCGGATCGTCCTGGCCTGGCAGACCAAGGGCGACGAGCACGCCGGGACCGAGCCCTGGGTGATGTCGGTGAACGACGTCAGGACCGGGCGGCTGCTGGCCACCGGCCCGGTCGTCGAGGCGGAGGCCCCCGGCTCCCGGACCGACTTCGGGAACCCGCTCACCGACCCCACCTTCGAGGTCACCTACGAGGCGTCGACCGGCACGCTCGTCACCTCCGGCCAGCCCGGTATGGGGAAGCCCTGGCTGGCCACCGCCTGGGACCTCAAGAGCGGCAAGCGGCTCTGGGCGCAGGGGCCGGACGAGAACGACTTCTCTCCGCTGACCGCCGGCGACGGCGTCGTCTACGGCTACACCAACCGGGGGACGCAGGGGTATTGGGACCCGATCGCCGTCGACGTGAAGACGAAGAAGGTCCTGGCGAAGAAGCTCGACAACGACCAGGTTCCGGTCTTCGGCGCCGACGGGCACGGCGCGGTCTCCGTCGAGAAGGGTGTCTTCGTCTTCCCAGCGGCCTGA
- a CDS encoding GNAT family N-acetyltransferase, translating into MTDTDATSTDAPGRAHHWRRDLAEVAALFTAVAAADCVADTVAHGPDGPALLAGSAAALLATAGFHTWWHRRRRARSEAPAPSLPEETVGSTLWRMRTTVRDAPGSLAALCLALAGRGVDILALQTHPLAEGTVDELLLRAPGGLTADALALAAEAGGGRETWLERADAHDLVDAPTRVLDLATRTALDSAELPLALRRLLGRCAIRSTPTDAAGAPAEGEWRDTVLRLRDPSGGTITIERPHLPFTPAEFARARALVELDARLGPRFPRRDDVLTLPAGDEVTVRRADTGDLAAAKAMHERCSPATLALRYHGPVRDVAAADRYLGHLLGPRFGRTLAAYEPSGRLVALGHLLWDGEETEVALLVEDAWQRRGVGAELLRRLVVMAAEAGCESVYAVTRASNTGMVAAMRGLGLPLDYQVEEGTLVITARVTPAAVPRLAGRTAVRPAGSP; encoded by the coding sequence ATGACCGACACCGACGCGACCTCCACGGACGCCCCCGGCCGCGCGCACCACTGGCGGCGTGACCTGGCGGAAGTCGCCGCCCTGTTCACCGCCGTGGCCGCCGCCGACTGTGTGGCCGACACCGTGGCGCACGGTCCCGACGGGCCGGCCCTGCTGGCCGGGTCGGCCGCCGCGCTGCTGGCCACGGCCGGGTTCCACACCTGGTGGCACCGGCGGCGCCGGGCGCGGTCCGAGGCTCCCGCCCCCAGCCTCCCCGAGGAGACCGTCGGCAGCACGCTGTGGCGGATGCGCACCACCGTCCGCGACGCCCCGGGTAGTCTGGCGGCCCTCTGCCTGGCCCTGGCCGGCCGGGGCGTCGACATCCTCGCCCTCCAGACGCACCCGCTGGCCGAGGGGACGGTCGACGAGTTGCTGCTGCGCGCGCCGGGCGGGCTCACGGCCGACGCGCTGGCCCTGGCCGCCGAGGCGGGCGGCGGCCGGGAGACCTGGCTGGAACGGGCCGACGCCCACGACCTGGTGGACGCCCCCACCCGGGTGCTGGACCTCGCCACCCGCACCGCCCTCGACTCCGCCGAACTGCCGCTCGCACTGCGCCGGCTGCTCGGCCGGTGCGCGATCCGCTCGACACCAACGGACGCGGCGGGGGCCCCGGCCGAGGGTGAGTGGCGGGACACCGTCCTGCGGCTGCGCGACCCCTCCGGCGGCACGATCACCATCGAGCGGCCCCATCTCCCGTTCACCCCGGCGGAGTTCGCCCGCGCCCGGGCGCTCGTCGAGCTGGACGCGCGGCTGGGCCCGCGGTTCCCGCGCCGCGACGACGTGCTGACGCTGCCCGCCGGCGACGAGGTGACGGTCCGCAGGGCGGACACCGGCGACCTGGCGGCGGCCAAGGCGATGCACGAGCGCTGCTCCCCCGCGACGCTCGCCCTGCGCTACCACGGTCCGGTCCGGGACGTCGCCGCCGCCGACCGCTACCTCGGCCACCTGCTCGGCCCGCGGTTCGGCCGGACGCTCGCCGCGTACGAGCCGTCCGGCCGGCTGGTCGCCCTCGGCCATCTGCTGTGGGACGGCGAGGAGACCGAGGTGGCGCTGCTCGTCGAGGACGCGTGGCAGCGGCGCGGCGTCGGCGCCGAACTGCTGCGCCGGCTGGTGGTGATGGCGGCCGAGGCGGGCTGCGAGAGCGTCTACGCGGTCACCCGGGCGTCCAACACCGGGATGGTGGCGGCGATGCGCGGGCTGGGCCTGCCGCTGGACTACCAGGTCGAGGAGGGCACGCTGGTGATCACCGCCCGCGTCACGCCGGCCGCCGTCCCGCGCCTGGCCGGCCGGACGGCCGTGCGACCCGCCGGATCGCCGTGA
- a CDS encoding sensor histidine kinase, translated as MHPLHRLFRPLTRAVTCTRWLHLVVGGLFAMVCMFVYPGGDGGRSALLLGSLATVPPLVVLGLVPAVRVAEGVQARLMLVPGPRLPGRDRSEAAAIATAPAACWADRWRTVGWLVLRVQLGTVTLAASVWLPTAAVDLAVHRERAYALLAPVPLVALAALVVGAGKLTAAAARWLLAPSAAERIAALEERAERLLEHNRLARELHDSIGHALTTAVVQAGAARAAGSPEFTERALAAIEETGRHALEDLERVLKVLREGAQDPAGRPTLADARRLLDAADGSGAEVTAELTGPLEAVPGPVSREGYRIVQEALTNVLRHAGPVPVTVRIAVTGDAVELDVRNPLPGPRPAAAPRRGSGLRGIRERAALLGGRAETGPYEDGWRVSARLPTA; from the coding sequence ATGCACCCGCTTCACCGGCTGTTCCGCCCCCTGACCCGCGCCGTCACCTGCACCCGCTGGCTGCACCTCGTGGTGGGCGGCCTGTTCGCGATGGTGTGCATGTTCGTCTACCCCGGGGGCGACGGCGGGCGGTCCGCGCTGCTGCTCGGGTCCCTCGCGACCGTCCCGCCGCTCGTGGTACTCGGTCTGGTGCCGGCGGTGCGGGTGGCCGAGGGCGTGCAGGCGAGGCTGATGCTCGTCCCCGGCCCGCGGTTGCCCGGCCGGGACCGGTCGGAGGCCGCGGCCATCGCCACCGCGCCGGCCGCGTGCTGGGCGGACCGGTGGCGGACCGTCGGCTGGCTGGTGCTGCGGGTGCAGTTGGGCACCGTGACGCTGGCCGCCTCGGTGTGGCTGCCGACGGCGGCGGTGGACCTGGCCGTCCACCGGGAGCGGGCGTACGCCCTGCTGGCGCCGGTGCCGCTGGTCGCCCTCGCGGCCCTGGTCGTGGGGGCCGGCAAGCTGACCGCCGCGGCGGCCCGGTGGCTGCTCGCGCCGTCGGCGGCCGAGCGGATCGCGGCCCTGGAGGAGCGCGCGGAACGGCTGTTGGAGCACAACCGGCTGGCCCGCGAGCTGCACGACTCGATCGGCCACGCGCTCACCACGGCGGTGGTGCAGGCGGGCGCGGCCCGGGCGGCGGGGTCGCCGGAGTTCACCGAGCGCGCGCTGGCCGCGATCGAGGAGACGGGACGGCACGCCCTGGAGGATCTGGAACGGGTGCTGAAGGTGCTGCGCGAGGGCGCCCAGGACCCGGCGGGCCGCCCCACCCTTGCCGACGCGCGGCGGCTGCTGGACGCGGCCGACGGCTCCGGCGCGGAGGTCACGGCCGAGCTCACCGGGCCGCTGGAGGCCGTGCCGGGGCCGGTCTCCCGGGAGGGCTACCGCATCGTCCAGGAGGCACTCACCAACGTGCTGCGGCACGCCGGGCCGGTGCCCGTCACCGTCCGGATCGCCGTCACCGGGGACGCCGTCGAGCTGGACGTCCGCAATCCGCTGCCCGGCCCGCGGCCGGCCGCCGCCCCGCGCCGGGGCAGCGGGCTGCGCGGCATCCGCGAGCGCGCCGCGCTGCTCGGCGGGCGGGCGGAGACCGGACCGTACGAGGACGGCTGGCGGGTCAGCGCCCGGCTGCCGACCGCTTAG
- a CDS encoding dihydrolipoyl dehydrogenase family protein — protein MAEEVDVVVIGMGPGGEHVAGRLAEAGLRVVGVEAELVGGECPYWGCVPSKMMIRAGGLLAEARRIPGMAGAARVEPDWSPVAARIRDEATDDWNDQVAADRFRDKGGRLARGRGRLTGPRTVTVDGPEGGVFEAARGVVLATGTKPQIPPVPGLDAVPYWTNRDAIAATEPPGSLLVLGGGSIGVELAQVYARFGTRVTVVEAMDTLVPSEEPEAAALLAEVLAAEGLTVRTDARATAARHDGGVFTLVLEGGEELTADRLLVATGRRADLRDLGLENVGLDPGAKSVRTDARMRAADGLWAAGDVTGHGAFTHVAMYEAEIVAREVLGEPGPGADYRALPRVTFTDPEIGAVGLTERQARDRGLRVRTGLARVPSSARGWIHKAGNQGLIKLVEDADRGILVGATTAGPAGGEMLYGVAVAVQAEVPVETLRHMIYAYPTFHRGVEDALRDLVSGG, from the coding sequence ATGGCCGAAGAAGTGGACGTCGTCGTCATCGGAATGGGCCCGGGCGGCGAGCACGTCGCGGGGCGGCTGGCGGAGGCCGGGCTGCGGGTGGTGGGGGTGGAGGCGGAGCTCGTCGGCGGCGAGTGCCCGTACTGGGGCTGTGTGCCCAGCAAGATGATGATCCGGGCCGGCGGCCTGCTGGCCGAGGCCCGGCGGATCCCCGGGATGGCCGGCGCGGCACGGGTGGAGCCGGACTGGTCGCCGGTCGCGGCGCGGATCCGCGACGAGGCCACCGACGACTGGAACGACCAGGTGGCCGCCGACCGGTTCCGCGACAAGGGCGGCCGGCTGGCCCGCGGCCGGGGGCGGCTCACCGGCCCCCGCACGGTGACCGTGGACGGTCCGGAGGGCGGCGTCTTCGAGGCCGCGCGCGGCGTGGTGCTCGCCACCGGAACGAAGCCGCAGATCCCGCCGGTGCCCGGGCTGGACGCCGTCCCGTACTGGACGAACCGGGACGCCATCGCCGCGACCGAGCCCCCGGGGTCGCTACTGGTGCTGGGCGGCGGCTCGATCGGCGTCGAACTCGCCCAGGTCTACGCCCGGTTCGGGACCCGCGTCACCGTGGTGGAGGCGATGGACACCCTCGTCCCGTCGGAGGAGCCGGAGGCCGCCGCCCTCCTCGCCGAGGTGCTGGCGGCCGAGGGGCTGACCGTCCGGACGGACGCCCGGGCGACGGCGGCCCGCCACGACGGCGGTGTGTTCACCCTCGTCCTGGAAGGCGGTGAGGAACTGACGGCCGACCGGCTGCTGGTGGCGACCGGCCGCCGGGCGGACCTGCGGGACCTCGGCCTGGAGAACGTCGGCCTCGACCCGGGGGCGAAGTCGGTGCGCACGGACGCCCGGATGCGGGCCGCGGACGGGCTCTGGGCGGCGGGGGACGTGACGGGCCACGGCGCGTTCACGCACGTGGCCATGTACGAGGCGGAGATCGTCGCCCGTGAGGTGCTGGGCGAGCCCGGGCCCGGCGCCGACTACCGGGCGCTGCCGCGCGTCACCTTCACCGACCCGGAGATCGGCGCCGTCGGCCTGACGGAGCGTCAGGCACGCGACCGCGGCCTCCGGGTGCGCACCGGCCTGGCACGGGTGCCGTCCTCGGCCCGCGGCTGGATCCACAAGGCCGGCAACCAGGGCCTGATCAAGCTGGTCGAGGACGCGGACCGCGGGATCCTCGTCGGAGCGACGACGGCCGGCCCGGCGGGCGGCGAGATGCTGTACGGGGTGGCCGTGGCGGTCCAGGCGGAGGTGCCGGTGGAGACGCTGCGGCACATGATCTACGCGTATCCGACCTTTCACCGGGGGGTGGAGGACGCGCTGCGGGATCTCGTCTCGGGAGGGTAG